In Hyphomicrobiales bacterium, the following are encoded in one genomic region:
- a CDS encoding molecular chaperone DnaK, translating to MGKVIGIDLGTTNSCVAVMDGKDAKVIENAEGARTTPSMVAFTEDGERLVGQPAKRQAVTNPENTLFAIKRLIGRRFDDPLTKKDMGLVPYQIVKADNGDAWVQAHSEKYSPSQVSAFILQKMKETAEAFVGETVTQAVITVPAYFNDAQRQATKDAGKIAGLEVLRIINEPTAAALAYGLDKKDGKTIAVYDLGGGTFDISVLEIGDGVFEVKSTNGDTFLGGEDFDMVLVDYLASEFKKEQGIDLRGDKLALQRLKEAAEKAKIELSSATQTEINLPFITADQSGPKHLTMKLTRSKFEALVDELVQRTVQPCRNALKDAGLSAGEIDEVVLVGGMTRMPKVQETVKQFFGKEPHKGVNPDEVVAIGAAIQAGVLQGDVKDVLLLDVTPLSLGIETLGGVFTRLIDRNTTIPTKKSQVFSTAEDGQTAVTIRVFQGEREMAADNKILGQFDLVGIPPAPRGVPQVEVTFDIDANGIVNVSAKDKGTGKEQQIRIQASGGLSDDDIEKMVRDAESHADEDKKRRAVVEAKNQAEGLVHSTEKMLGEHGDKVSEADKSAIETAIADLKTALEGDDADAINAKVQTLAEASMKLGEAVYQASAAEGGEAGEDEAGAEGDDVVDADFEEVSDDDAKKS from the coding sequence ATGGGCAAGGTCATCGGTATCGACCTCGGCACGACCAATTCCTGCGTCGCCGTCATGGACGGCAAGGACGCTAAAGTTATCGAAAACGCGGAAGGCGCGCGCACGACGCCTTCCATGGTGGCCTTCACCGAAGACGGCGAGCGCCTCGTCGGTCAGCCGGCCAAGCGCCAGGCGGTCACCAACCCGGAAAACACCCTTTTTGCGATCAAGCGCCTGATCGGCCGGCGGTTCGACGATCCGCTGACCAAGAAGGACATGGGCCTCGTCCCGTACCAGATCGTCAAGGCCGACAATGGCGACGCCTGGGTCCAGGCGCATAGCGAGAAATACTCGCCGTCGCAGGTCTCGGCCTTCATCCTGCAGAAGATGAAGGAAACGGCGGAAGCCTTCGTCGGCGAGACCGTCACGCAGGCGGTCATCACCGTTCCGGCCTACTTCAACGACGCCCAGCGCCAGGCGACCAAGGACGCCGGCAAGATCGCGGGCCTTGAAGTGCTGCGCATCATCAACGAGCCGACGGCGGCCGCGCTCGCCTACGGTCTCGACAAGAAGGACGGCAAGACGATTGCGGTCTACGACCTCGGCGGCGGTACCTTCGATATCTCCGTGCTGGAAATCGGCGACGGCGTGTTCGAGGTGAAGTCGACCAACGGCGACACCTTCCTCGGTGGTGAAGACTTCGACATGGTTCTCGTCGACTACCTCGCCAGCGAATTCAAGAAGGAGCAGGGCATAGACCTGCGTGGCGACAAGCTCGCCCTGCAGCGCCTGAAGGAAGCCGCCGAAAAAGCCAAGATCGAGCTGTCCTCGGCGACCCAGACGGAAATCAACCTGCCGTTCATCACCGCCGACCAGTCGGGTCCGAAGCACCTGACCATGAAGCTGACGCGCTCGAAGTTCGAAGCGCTGGTCGACGAGCTGGTGCAGCGCACGGTGCAGCCGTGCCGCAACGCACTGAAGGATGCCGGCCTGTCGGCGGGCGAGATCGACGAAGTCGTCCTTGTCGGCGGCATGACCCGCATGCCGAAGGTGCAGGAGACCGTGAAGCAGTTCTTCGGCAAGGAGCCGCACAAGGGCGTCAACCCGGATGAGGTGGTCGCCATCGGTGCCGCCATCCAGGCCGGCGTTCTGCAGGGCGACGTCAAGGACGTTCTGCTGCTCGACGTGACCCCTCTGTCGCTCGGCATCGAGACGCTCGGCGGCGTGTTCACCCGCCTGATCGACCGCAACACGACCATCCCGACCAAGAAGAGCCAGGTGTTCTCGACGGCCGAAGACGGTCAGACGGCGGTGACCATCCGCGTGTTCCAGGGCGAGCGCGAAATGGCGGCGGACAACAAGATCCTCGGCCAGTTCGATCTGGTCGGCATCCCGCCGGCACCGCGCGGCGTGCCGCAGGTCGAGGTGACCTTCGACATCGACGCCAACGGCATCGTCAACGTGTCGGCGAAGGACAAGGGCACCGGCAAGGAACAGCAGATCCGCATCCAGGCCTCGGGCGGCCTTTCGGACGACGACATCGAGAAGATGGTCCGCGACGCCGAAAGCCACGCCGACGAGGACAAGAAGCGGCGCGCCGTGGTCGAGGCCAAGAACCAGGCCGAAGGCCTCGTTCACTCGACCGAAAAGATGCTCGGCGAGCATGGTGACAAGGTCTCGGAAGCCGACAAGTCGGCCATCGAGACGGCGATTGCCGATCTCAAGACCGCGCTCGAGGGCGATGACGCCGACGCCATCAACGCCAAGGTCCAGACGCTGGCCGAAGCTTCCATGAAGCTCGGCGAGGCGGTCTACCAGGCCAGTGCCGCGGAAGGCGGCGAGGCCGGTGAAGACGAGGCCGGCGCCGAGGGCGACGACGTTGTCGATGCCGATTTCGAAGAAGTCAGCGACGACGACGCCAAGAAGTCGTAA
- a CDS encoding phospholipid methyltransferase produces MLDEMRFFRSWMGNPLKTGAVSPSGPALTKRMAALVEPEREGPIVELGPGTGVVTKAILDRGIDPGRLILIEYNRDFCTLLKRRFPGVTVLQGDAYALVSTLGDLDQPIASIVSSLPLFTRPLPQRQSFIRDAMSRLEPGAPLIQFSYALVPPVTAVHCGCQLDKTDWIISNLPPARVWTYRRPEKNH; encoded by the coding sequence ATGCTCGACGAGATGCGGTTCTTCCGCTCGTGGATGGGCAATCCGCTGAAGACCGGTGCGGTCAGCCCGTCCGGTCCGGCGCTGACGAAACGCATGGCGGCTCTGGTCGAGCCGGAGCGCGAGGGTCCGATCGTCGAACTCGGCCCCGGTACCGGCGTGGTTACCAAGGCGATCCTCGACCGCGGCATCGACCCCGGCCGGCTGATCCTGATCGAATACAATCGCGACTTCTGCACGTTGCTGAAGCGCCGCTTTCCCGGCGTCACCGTTTTGCAGGGCGACGCCTATGCCCTCGTTTCGACGCTCGGCGACCTCGACCAGCCGATCGCCAGCATCGTCTCCAGTCTGCCGCTGTTCACCCGGCCGCTGCCGCAGCGCCAGAGCTTCATCCGCGATGCGATGAGCCGGCTGGAACCGGGCGCGCCGCTGATCCAGTTTTCCTACGCGCTGGTGCCGCCGGTGACGGCGGTGCATTGCGGCTGTCAGCTCGACAAGACCGACTGGATCATCTCCAACCTGCCGCCGGCGCGGGTCTGGACCTATCGCCGGCCGGAAAAGAATCACTGA
- the tsaB gene encoding tRNA (adenosine(37)-N6)-threonylcarbamoyltransferase complex dimerization subunit type 1 TsaB produces the protein MRLLAIDTALANCSAAVLDDSGGVDRLVVASEEIGRGHAERLMDMIGAVLADAELGFAELDRVVVTVGPGSFTGVRVGVAMARGLGLVLEKPVIGVTTLAAIAHEVRNQYPSTPVAAVLDAKRGELYGQIFSGKRALCPPVAESAAAFAERLPNEIMLIGSAAPMVAEAAGQIGHTATVLSHIGAPTAAAVARLGREMPATDVPPSPLYLRPPDAKPQEGARIARA, from the coding sequence ATGCGCCTTCTCGCGATCGACACAGCTCTGGCCAACTGCTCGGCCGCCGTCCTGGATGACTCCGGCGGCGTCGACCGCCTCGTCGTGGCCAGCGAGGAAATCGGCCGCGGCCATGCCGAGCGGCTGATGGACATGATCGGCGCGGTTCTTGCCGACGCCGAGCTCGGCTTTGCCGAACTCGACCGGGTCGTTGTCACTGTCGGCCCCGGCAGCTTCACCGGCGTACGCGTCGGCGTTGCCATGGCGCGCGGGCTCGGACTGGTGCTCGAAAAGCCGGTGATCGGCGTGACGACGCTGGCGGCCATCGCCCACGAGGTTCGCAACCAGTATCCCTCGACGCCGGTCGCGGCGGTGCTCGACGCAAAGCGCGGCGAACTCTACGGCCAGATCTTTTCGGGAAAACGGGCGCTGTGCCCGCCGGTTGCCGAATCAGCGGCGGCCTTTGCCGAGCGCCTGCCGAACGAAATCATGCTGATCGGGTCTGCCGCGCCAATGGTCGCAGAGGCCGCCGGGCAGATCGGGCATACGGCAACGGTGCTTTCCCATATCGGAGCGCCGACAGCGGCAGCGGTCGCTCGTCTCGGCCGCGAAATGCCCGCCACCGACGTACCGCCTTCGCCGCTCTATCTCAGGCCGCCTGACGCCAAGCCGCAGGAAGGCGCGCGGATCGCGCGGGCGTGA
- a CDS encoding NADPH-dependent FMN reductase, which translates to MITPRILVLSGSTRGGSYNSRLAALAVKELALIDAVPTRISLADYPLPLFDADLETDAGIPAHARRLVGLLQAHDGVFIAAPEYNAGIAPVLKNAIDWMSRVHPDSEEGLPATTAFHGRAFALASASSESHGGLRGLMALRQVLELGLGASVLPDQVTVADAGHAFTERDDLADRALAVRFRGLIGRLAGGGLH; encoded by the coding sequence ATGATCACGCCCAGGATCCTCGTCCTGTCCGGTTCGACGCGCGGCGGGTCGTATAATTCGCGGCTGGCCGCGCTTGCGGTGAAGGAGCTGGCGCTGATCGACGCCGTGCCGACACGGATTTCGCTCGCCGACTATCCGCTGCCCCTGTTCGACGCGGATCTCGAAACCGATGCAGGCATCCCCGCCCACGCCCGCAGGCTGGTCGGTCTCCTGCAAGCCCATGACGGGGTCTTCATCGCAGCGCCCGAATACAATGCGGGCATCGCCCCGGTGCTGAAAAACGCCATCGACTGGATGAGCCGGGTTCATCCCGACAGCGAGGAAGGCCTGCCGGCGACGACCGCGTTTCACGGCCGGGCCTTCGCACTTGCCTCCGCGTCGAGCGAATCGCATGGCGGGCTACGCGGACTGATGGCGCTGCGCCAGGTGCTGGAACTCGGGCTCGGCGCCTCGGTGCTGCCGGATCAGGTGACCGTCGCCGACGCCGGGCACGCCTTCACCGAACGCGACGATCTTGCCGACAGGGCGCTTGCCGTCCGGTTTCGCGGACTGATCGGCCGTCTTGCCGGCGGCGGGTTGCACTGA
- a CDS encoding NifU family protein, whose translation MFIQTETTPNPATLKFLPGQEVLGNGTLDIRSAEDASQSPLAARLFEIDGVEAVFLGSDFITVSKTIGDWQHIKPAVLGAIMEHYLTGAPMLSAGSAKKAGDEFFSEDDTAIVETIKNLLDTRVRPAVAQDGGDITFKGFEKGIVYLTMRGACSGCPSATATLKGGIENLLKHFIPEVQEVRSV comes from the coding sequence ATGTTCATTCAGACTGAAACCACCCCCAATCCGGCAACCTTGAAGTTCCTTCCCGGCCAGGAGGTGCTCGGCAACGGCACGCTCGACATCCGTTCGGCCGAGGACGCGTCTCAGTCGCCGCTCGCCGCCCGCCTGTTCGAGATCGACGGCGTCGAGGCGGTGTTCCTCGGTAGCGACTTCATCACCGTGTCGAAGACGATCGGCGACTGGCAGCACATCAAGCCGGCCGTGCTCGGCGCCATCATGGAGCACTATCTGACCGGCGCGCCGATGCTGTCGGCCGGCAGCGCCAAGAAAGCCGGTGACGAGTTCTTCAGCGAGGACGACACGGCAATCGTCGAGACGATCAAGAACCTGCTCGACACCCGCGTCCGCCCGGCGGTCGCCCAGGACGGCGGCGATATCACCTTCAAGGGCTTCGAGAAAGGCATCGTCTACCTGACCATGCGCGGCGCCTGCTCGGGCTGCCCGTCAGCCACGGCGACGCTGAAGGGCGGCATCGAGAACCTGCTCAAGCACTTCATCCCGGAAGTGCAGGAAGTCCGCTCGGTCTGA
- a CDS encoding HslU--HslV peptidase proteolytic subunit, producing MTASNETGPAVWHGTTIVTVRKGGKVVVAGDGQVTLGQTVIKHSARKVRPLAKGSVIAGFAGATADAFTLFERLETKLEQYPGQLMRAAVELAKDWRTDRYLRRLEAMMIVADPSISLVLTGTGDVLEPEGGVMGIGSGGTYALAAARALMDTEQDAEAIARKAMAIAAEICVYTNSSVVVESLDASD from the coding sequence ATGACCGCATCGAACGAAACCGGACCCGCCGTGTGGCACGGCACGACCATCGTCACCGTGCGCAAGGGCGGCAAAGTCGTCGTTGCCGGCGACGGTCAGGTGACGCTCGGCCAGACCGTCATCAAGCATTCGGCGCGCAAGGTGCGACCGCTCGCCAAGGGCTCGGTAATCGCCGGCTTTGCCGGCGCGACGGCGGACGCCTTCACGCTGTTCGAACGGCTCGAAACCAAGCTCGAACAATATCCCGGCCAGCTCATGCGCGCGGCGGTGGAACTCGCCAAGGACTGGCGGACCGACCGCTATCTGCGTCGGCTCGAGGCGATGATGATCGTCGCCGACCCCTCGATCAGTCTGGTGCTGACCGGCACCGGCGATGTGCTCGAGCCCGAAGGCGGGGTGATGGGCATCGGCTCGGGCGGCACCTATGCGCTCGCCGCCGCCCGCGCTCTGATGGACACCGAACAGGACGCCGAGGCGATTGCCCGCAAGGCAATGGCGATTGCCGCCGAAATCTGCGTCTACACCAACAGCTCCGTCGTGGTGGAAAGTCTCGATGCCTCTGATTGA
- a CDS encoding 1-acyl-sn-glycerol-3-phosphate acyltransferase produces the protein MRAVLVLIALVPPTLVAIVLQWLFVKLNLRAAALLPVWWHRYVLALIGIRVIAKGAPTTARPMLILANHASWLDIEILGSLMPLSFIAKAEVAGWPIFGLFAKLQRTVFVDRTRRSKTGEVASAIAERLNDGDAMVLFAEGTSNDGNGVLPFRSALIGAARNAVLHGGHERVWIQPLSIAYTTLGGIPMGRYERPLVAWYGDMEMFPHLWAILKKGAIDVEIRWGHPIPYDEDSDRKAIALGAERVVRAMTLDALRGSGTFETDKVHAELS, from the coding sequence CTGCGCGCCGTTCTGGTGCTCATAGCGCTCGTCCCACCGACGCTGGTCGCCATTGTCCTGCAATGGTTGTTCGTCAAGCTGAACCTGCGCGCGGCCGCGCTGCTTCCCGTCTGGTGGCACCGTTACGTGCTCGCCCTGATCGGCATCCGCGTTATCGCCAAGGGCGCGCCGACGACCGCGCGGCCGATGCTGATCCTCGCCAATCACGCCTCCTGGCTCGATATCGAGATCCTCGGCTCGCTGATGCCGCTCTCCTTCATCGCCAAGGCGGAAGTCGCCGGCTGGCCGATCTTCGGGCTGTTCGCCAAATTGCAACGCACCGTCTTCGTAGACCGCACGCGGCGTTCGAAGACCGGCGAGGTGGCGAGTGCCATCGCCGAGCGGCTGAACGACGGCGATGCCATGGTGCTGTTCGCCGAGGGCACCTCGAACGACGGCAACGGCGTGCTGCCGTTCCGTTCCGCGCTCATCGGCGCTGCCCGCAACGCGGTGCTGCATGGTGGCCACGAGCGGGTCTGGATCCAGCCGCTGTCGATCGCCTACACCACGCTCGGCGGCATTCCGATGGGCCGCTACGAGCGGCCGCTGGTCGCCTGGTATGGCGATATGGAGATGTTCCCGCATCTGTGGGCGATCCTGAAGAAGGGCGCCATCGACGTCGAGATCCGTTGGGGCCATCCGATCCCCTATGACGAGGACAGCGACCGCAAGGCGATCGCGCTTGGCGCCGAACGCGTGGTGCGGGCGATGACGCTCGACGCTCTGCGCGGCAGCGGCACCTTCGAGACCGACAAGGTGCACGCCGAACTGTCATAG
- a CDS encoding ribosomal-protein-alanine N-acetyltransferase, with protein sequence MWWPSSPLIIDDATLDDADELSAVHATGFDPMWSGGEIAGLLRDETVFGIVARRGSPFGSRRPVGFVLVRMAADEAEILTIAVRPSHRKRGVGRSLLEAALRRLYHDRIAALFLEVDAGNAGAVSLYRKLGFRQVGERTGYYRTGNGERSTALVMRRDLR encoded by the coding sequence ATGTGGTGGCCGTCTTCCCCGTTGATCATCGATGACGCGACGCTCGACGACGCCGACGAGTTGAGCGCGGTTCATGCGACCGGCTTCGATCCGATGTGGAGCGGCGGAGAGATTGCCGGGCTTTTGCGCGATGAAACCGTGTTCGGCATCGTTGCCCGGCGCGGCAGCCCGTTCGGCAGCCGCCGGCCCGTCGGCTTTGTGCTGGTACGCATGGCCGCCGACGAAGCCGAGATTTTGACGATCGCCGTCAGGCCCAGCCACCGCAAGCGCGGTGTCGGCCGTTCCCTGCTCGAAGCCGCGCTGCGCCGGCTCTACCATGATCGGATTGCCGCGCTATTTCTCGAAGTCGACGCGGGCAACGCAGGTGCGGTGTCGCTCTATCGCAAACTCGGCTTCCGGCAGGTGGGCGAGCGAACTGGTTACTACCGGACGGGGAACGGCGAGCGCAGCACGGCGCTTGTCATGCGGCGCGATCTTCGCTAA
- a CDS encoding universal stress protein UspA — translation MGITRRSLEAGHKRKFLVIIDDTPECERAVAFAAKRAEHTGGALIMLYVIMPGDFQHWLGVEDVMRAEAMDEAEQTVAHFVDRARAMAAVDPETVIREGKRADEIRSLIQEDEDIAILVLGASTEKEGPGPLVTALAGRLAGSFPIPITLVPGNLSDEQISAIA, via the coding sequence ATGGGCATCACGCGACGCAGTCTGGAAGCCGGCCACAAGCGCAAATTCCTCGTCATCATCGACGACACCCCGGAATGCGAGCGGGCGGTGGCGTTTGCCGCCAAGCGCGCGGAGCATACCGGCGGCGCGCTGATCATGCTCTATGTGATCATGCCCGGCGATTTCCAGCACTGGCTCGGCGTCGAGGACGTGATGCGCGCCGAGGCGATGGACGAGGCCGAGCAGACGGTGGCGCATTTCGTCGACCGCGCCCGCGCGATGGCGGCGGTCGACCCCGAAACGGTGATCCGCGAGGGCAAGCGGGCGGACGAAATCCGCTCGCTCATCCAGGAAGACGAGGACATCGCCATTCTGGTGCTCGGCGCATCGACCGAGAAGGAAGGCCCGGGACCGCTGGTGACCGCGCTTGCGGGCCGGCTCGCCGGATCCTTCCCGATTCCGATCACCCTGGTGCCGGGCAACCTCAGCGATGAACAAATAAGCGCCATTGCATGA
- the dnaJ gene encoding molecular chaperone DnaJ, producing the protein MAKRDYYEILEVERTVTDKDLKSSFRKLAMRYHPDRNPDNPEAEDKFKEINEAYEALKDPEKRAAYDRFGHAAFEGPGGGGAGFGNDFTSTMSDIFDEFFGMGGRRGRSSRERGADLRYNMEVTLEEAFAGKTVEISVPTSITCDSCNGSGAKPGTTPSQCPTCGGAGRVRASQGFFTLERTCPNCQGRGEVITDPCGSCGGSGRTTQERTLSVNIPAGIEDGTRIRLAGEGEAGVRGGPSGDLYIFLSIKPHSLFQRDGADLFCRVPISLVTAALGGQIEVPVIDGSKTMVKVPDGTQTGKQFRLKAKGMPLLRSTQRGDLYIQVVTETPRNLTKRQRELLEEFDRECSNETHPDSSGFFAKFKDLLERFGN; encoded by the coding sequence ATGGCCAAGCGTGATTATTACGAGATCCTGGAAGTCGAACGCACGGTTACGGACAAGGACCTGAAGAGTTCCTTCCGCAAGCTGGCGATGCGCTACCATCCCGACCGCAATCCGGACAACCCGGAGGCCGAGGACAAGTTCAAGGAAATCAACGAGGCCTACGAGGCGCTGAAGGATCCGGAAAAGCGGGCGGCCTATGACCGCTTCGGCCATGCAGCCTTCGAGGGCCCGGGTGGTGGTGGCGCCGGTTTCGGCAATGATTTCACCTCGACCATGTCGGACATCTTCGACGAGTTCTTCGGCATGGGTGGGCGACGCGGCCGCTCGAGCCGCGAGCGCGGCGCGGACCTGCGCTACAATATGGAAGTCACGCTCGAGGAGGCGTTCGCCGGCAAGACCGTCGAAATCAGCGTGCCGACCTCGATTACCTGCGATTCCTGCAACGGCTCCGGCGCCAAGCCCGGCACCACGCCGTCGCAATGCCCGACCTGCGGCGGCGCCGGCCGGGTGCGCGCCAGCCAGGGCTTCTTCACGCTCGAGCGCACCTGCCCCAATTGTCAGGGCCGTGGCGAGGTGATCACCGATCCGTGCGGCTCATGCGGCGGCTCGGGGCGGACCACGCAGGAGCGCACCCTGTCGGTCAACATTCCGGCCGGTATCGAGGACGGCACCCGCATCCGCCTTGCCGGTGAGGGCGAGGCCGGCGTGCGCGGCGGCCCGTCGGGCGATCTCTATATCTTCCTGTCGATCAAGCCGCATTCGCTGTTCCAGCGCGACGGCGCCGATCTGTTCTGCCGGGTGCCGATTTCACTCGTCACGGCCGCGCTTGGCGGTCAGATCGAGGTGCCGGTGATCGACGGCTCCAAAACCATGGTCAAGGTGCCGGACGGCACGCAGACGGGCAAACAATTCCGTCTCAAGGCCAAGGGAATGCCACTATTGCGGTCTACCCAGCGCGGCGACCTGTACATTCAGGTGGTGACGGAGACGCCGCGCAATCTGACCAAACGCCAGCGCGAGCTGCTTGAGGAGTTCGACCGCGAATGCTCGAACGAGACGCATCCCGACTCGTCCGGTTTCTTCGCCAAGTTCAAGGACTTACTCGAACGGTTCGGCAACTAG
- a CDS encoding transcriptional repressor, translating to MRMTEQRRVIARVLQSSEDHPDVEELYRRASKIDPNISISTVYRTVKLFEDAGIIERHDFRDGRSRYEPISEEHHDHLIDLRTGDVIEFRDEEIERLQDAIARRLGFRLVDHRLELYGVPLDEKKSS from the coding sequence ATGCGGATGACGGAACAGCGCCGCGTGATCGCGCGCGTTCTGCAGAGCTCCGAGGACCATCCCGACGTCGAAGAGCTCTATCGCAGAGCATCCAAGATCGATCCAAACATCTCGATTTCGACGGTCTACCGGACGGTGAAGCTGTTCGAGGATGCCGGCATCATCGAACGTCACGACTTCCGCGACGGGCGTTCGCGCTACGAACCGATTTCCGAGGAACACCACGACCATCTGATCGACCTGCGTACCGGCGACGTCATCGAATTTCGTGACGAGGAGATCGAGCGGCTGCAGGACGCCATCGCCCGCCGGCTCGGCTTCCGTCTCGTCGACCACCGGCTGGAACTGTACGGCGTACCCCTGGACGAGAAGAAATCCTCCTGA
- a CDS encoding HslU--HslV peptidase ATPase subunit produces MTNFSPREIVSELDRYIIGQKDAKRAVSIALRNRWRRQQLEGAIKDEVLPKNILMIGPTGVGKTEISRRLARLAGAPFIKIEATKFTEVGYVGRDVESIVRDLVETGIGLVRESRRKEVRAKAHLEAEERVLDALVGQNASPSTRDSFRKKLREGQLDDKEIEVEVAAQAQMPSLDMPGMPGASIGMINLNDIFGKAFGGQRKTVRTTVSKSYELLINEESDKLLDDDQIVQEAIQSVENDGIVFLDEIDKICARENRGGADVSREGVQRDLLPLIEGTTVSTKHGPVKTDHILFIASGAFHVSSPADLLPELQGRLPIRVELKALGKDDFRRILTETEASLIKQYVALMATEGVTLEFTDDAIDSIAGIAVDINSTVENIGARRLQTVMERILDEISFTAPDRSGETIVIDGAHVEDNIGDLAKNADLSRFIL; encoded by the coding sequence ATGACCAATTTTTCGCCCCGTGAAATCGTTTCCGAACTGGACCGCTACATCATCGGCCAGAAGGACGCCAAGCGCGCCGTCTCGATCGCGCTGCGCAACCGCTGGCGGCGGCAGCAGCTCGAAGGCGCGATCAAGGACGAGGTGCTGCCGAAGAACATCCTGATGATCGGCCCGACCGGCGTCGGCAAGACGGAAATCTCGCGCCGGCTGGCGCGGCTCGCGGGCGCGCCGTTCATCAAGATCGAGGCGACCAAGTTCACCGAGGTCGGCTATGTCGGCCGCGACGTCGAGTCGATCGTCCGCGATCTGGTCGAAACCGGCATCGGGCTGGTGCGCGAAAGCCGCCGCAAGGAAGTGCGCGCCAAGGCGCATCTGGAAGCCGAGGAGCGGGTACTCGACGCGCTGGTCGGCCAGAATGCGAGCCCGTCGACCCGCGACAGCTTCCGCAAAAAGCTGCGCGAGGGCCAGCTCGACGACAAGGAAATCGAGGTCGAGGTCGCCGCCCAGGCGCAGATGCCGAGCCTCGACATGCCGGGCATGCCGGGCGCCTCGATCGGCATGATCAACCTCAACGACATCTTCGGCAAGGCGTTCGGCGGCCAGCGCAAGACCGTTCGCACAACGGTGTCGAAATCCTACGAGCTCCTGATCAACGAGGAATCCGACAAGCTGCTCGACGACGACCAGATCGTGCAGGAAGCAATCCAGTCGGTCGAAAACGACGGCATCGTCTTCCTCGACGAGATCGACAAGATCTGCGCGCGCGAAAACCGCGGCGGCGCGGATGTCAGCCGCGAGGGCGTGCAGCGCGACCTGCTGCCGCTGATCGAAGGCACCACGGTGTCGACCAAGCACGGGCCGGTGAAGACGGACCACATCCTGTTCATCGCGTCGGGCGCCTTCCACGTCTCGAGCCCGGCCGACCTGTTGCCGGAACTGCAGGGCCGGCTGCCGATCCGCGTCGAACTGAAGGCGCTCGGCAAGGACGATTTCCGCCGCATCCTGACCGAGACCGAGGCGAGCCTGATCAAGCAGTATGTGGCGCTGATGGCCACCGAAGGCGTGACGCTCGAATTCACCGACGACGCCATCGACTCGATTGCTGGCATCGCGGTCGACATCAACTCCACGGTGGAAAATATCGGCGCGCGGCGGCTGCAGACGGTGATGGAACGCATTCTCGACGAGATTTCGTTCACCGCACCCGACCGCTCCGGCGAGACGATCGTCATCGATGGCGCGCATGTCGAGGACAATATCGGCGACCTGGCGAAGAACGCCGACCTGTCGCGCTTCATCCTGTAG
- a CDS encoding malonic semialdehyde reductase, translating into MVDTPLFHTPLSDAALDQLFRQARTHNAWQDRPVEDTTLRALADLLKWGPTSANCSPMRIVFVKSDAAKEKLRPLLMEGNQAKVMAAPVTALLGYDLDFPDTLPQLFPHTDARSWFAGNDALIEETAFRNSSLQGAYLILAARSLGLDTGPMSGFDKQGVEKTFFPTGRIKANFICSLGYGDPAGLFERSPRFDFDEFCSIV; encoded by the coding sequence ATGGTCGATACGCCGCTTTTTCACACTCCGCTGTCGGATGCCGCCCTCGACCAGCTGTTCCGGCAGGCGCGCACGCACAATGCCTGGCAGGACCGTCCCGTCGAGGACACCACGCTCAGGGCGCTGGCGGATCTGCTGAAATGGGGTCCGACGAGCGCCAACTGCTCGCCGATGCGAATCGTCTTCGTGAAGTCCGATGCGGCGAAGGAGAAGCTGCGCCCGCTCCTGATGGAGGGCAATCAGGCGAAAGTGATGGCCGCGCCGGTCACCGCGCTGCTCGGATACGACCTCGATTTCCCGGACACGTTGCCGCAGCTCTTTCCCCATACCGACGCCCGTTCGTGGTTCGCCGGCAATGATGCGCTGATCGAGGAAACCGCTTTCCGCAATTCCTCGCTGCAGGGCGCCTACCTCATTCTGGCGGCCCGCTCGCTCGGCCTCGACACCGGCCCGATGTCCGGTTTCGACAAGCAAGGCGTGGAAAAGACATTCTTCCCAACCGGCCGAATCAAGGCCAATTTCATCTGCAGTCTGGGCTATGGCGACCCCGCCGGCCTGTTCGAACGCTCGCCGCGGTTCGATTTCGACGAATTCTGCAGCATCGTCTGA